agtgtatgtgtacCGGCGCAAGCCAAACATCTGATCCGAAAGGGGGTCCTGATCACCACGACAAAGGGTGTGCAGCACCGCATTTAACCGAGCGACGGGAAGTCATGCTCATCGTCCACTTTCGGAGCGGCCGGTACATGCTGCTTGGCCGATCGCGGATTCGGTCTGCTGTACTTGTTGTTCATGCCTCCTTCATAGTTCCGATccggaccaccaccaccacccatcgGCGGTCGGTTGTTGCGCCGGTTGTAGTCTCGCTGTGGCCGGTCACCACCATCCGCAccgtcaccaccaccaccgtaatGGTTGTATCTGCCACCACCGCCCTCGCCAGCATCCGCACCGCCCCGATAGTTGTCTCCGCCACCGTATTCACGTCTACCGCCCGGACCGCCTTCACGGCCCATTCCGCGACCACCCCCACCTCCTCGTCCACCGCGTCCACCTCTCGAACGGCCCAATCCACCCCGACGACTGTCGTTGAAGTGGTATTCAATTTCCAGAAACTGCTTGTTTttgccaccgccgccgccaccaccacccgacGTAATCGGCTTGCTGTGAGTGTCATTGCCATCATCCTCCTCGCCACCATCAGCTCCAGCGCCCTTCTCCACCTTCGCATTCGATTTCCGGTCCAGCGCAACCATCTTATCCCATTGGCTCGAGTCTTCACCCTCACCGGCCTTCCGTAGATTGTACTGTGGCTTCAGTCTAACGGCCGCCTTTTGTGCCTTCCATTCGTCCAGCGTCATTTCCTTCGCCTCGTCGTCCGATTTGGGTGCTCCGGTTCCGTCAGCGTTCGTCTCTTCCGCGCCATTGCTCACGTTCGTACGTTCCGCGTTCGCTTCCGCACTCGTGTCCGCATCCTGTGGCTGATAGTCCTGTTCCGGATTGTTCGAATACTCCTTCGCGTCCTGTTTCGAGCTGCCCCAGTTGTGCGACCCGGCACCGTCCCGCTTGTCGACCGCTTTGATTCCGGTTTTGTTCGAGCCCGATTGACGGTCCAGTTCACGCTTGCCGCGCCCATCGAACCGCTtcactccaccaccaccaccgttctGCGCGTACGGTTTCCGCTGTCCGTCACCATCGAAGTCGCGCGGCTTGCGCGGATACTTGTCCTCattgccaccaccgccacccacTGGTCCACCGTTCTTATTCGGACCGCGCGGGAACTTAGCCGCCGGATTAGTGCCTCGCTGGTTTTCCTGATTGCGGATGTTATCTTTCTGCGTTTCCTTGATACCTCGTCGTTCGCCACCGCCGCTGCGCTGATTATGTAAATGATTGCCGGTTCCGTTCGTCTGTGCGTGCTTCGCGTCCGCGGCCGATTTATCCGGGTGCCGATTTTCCGCTCCCCGGCCACCGGCCTTGTTCTCTTTTTCACCACTCTTCGCGTTCGATTTCGCCTGCTGCGATTGAGctgccggtgctgctgctgctgctgctgctgtagtggcaccaccaccactctgctgctgctgctgcggctgctgttgctgctttttctgctgtttctGTTTACTCTTCAGGATGGCCTCGATCGGATCGCCCGCATCGTCGTCGATGCAGAACAGATCGTAGCGATTCGCCACATTTATTCCGTAGGACGTGTTCTCCATCTCGCGTGCTACCACTCAGAAGACGAAAGCGAAAAAACGCCGTCTCGGAAGCGGAAAAAGAACTGCGACcgatcacaccaacacactgACGCACGGTCGCGTGCTGCTACACAACCACGCACTCGttctcgcgcgcgcgcgcactcacacacactcactagCACACGCAGTGCTCTAGTAGGCGCAGAGAAGAAAACCGCGTGCCCGCCGTTTGATTGCTCGCACACGCGCTCACGCGCTCGCTTTTCAAATACTGTGTGTGGCCGTGCAATGTATTGGTGCGAAAGgaaccacaccacacacaaaaatgggAAGAGGCCGGCAACAGGGGAGCGGGTGGGCAGGTGCGCTGATGGCCGCGTGAAGAACGGAGGATGGCTGCTTTACCCGATTCCGGTGCGGTCGGGGTCGGGTGTTCACACCAACTGTGCTCTTTTGgttctgtctctctctctggtTCACCTTCGATACACCATCGCCTCGTTCGCACACTCGGTGCTGTCCGATGGGATACTGGCTGACTGTCTTCTATTTTTCTCGTGCGAATGAATGGCAGAAATCGATCCACGAGCTCTGGACGGGGTTTGGCGTGATTCGAGGCTTAAATGTACGATAAAAACGTACTACACACTGCTGTTCGCTACGACTACTGCTGTACGCACAGTATGCTACGCCTTGCCTTTCCGTGCGTGCACTTCACGTTTGCGTGTGGTTATTTTTCGCGTTCTCCAGCTTTAAACACACTACTTTTCCCACACTTTTTCGCAATCGCACATTTTCCGTCCGCTAAGATGtgagtttttttcttcttcactccCTTCACTCAGTTGACATAATTGCTCTTCAAATGCCCTTTGTCCCATGCAATGCGAGACGATCCCTCGGACAGACGCACGGGTGTGGCCGTTCCTTCGGAAAAATACCATGTGCGCACCAGTCAAGGTAGCTGCATCGCTGTTGCGCATGGTACGAAATTCAAACGTAATGTCAAATTTATGGAGATTTTTCGCTACATAAAACGGATTTTGAACTGCAGCGGATTTCATGATGATTGTTCtcttatttttaatgtttttaataatttacagCTTTGTATTAATGCCAAATGGTGCCAAATATGGCAACGACTAGCGATCGATTTTTTCATGGCACGGTGTATACATAAGCACAAGATTTCTACATGACAGTTTTGATTTTCTCTATTCATCTCGATACGAAATGTTCTTTGTTTACACAGGGGTTTTCGGGGCAGATAATCGATCGAGAGTAAATTCAGTGTTCAGTGTGGTAATTTGAAATATAGCCGATGCTCATAGCATAGGTCGGTTAagctgttttaattttaatagaaGCTGTATTAGCGATGTGCTAGACGGCCCACACCTAGCGGGTCGAAAGGGACCCGAAACGATTCGAATCAACCCGGAGTACAAGAAGGTTCAGTAGGTGCAGTGGGTACAACTATTCCTGTAAATTCAAGAAAATATAAGCGATTTTGAGTCGGAGTTTTGCCCAAATAAGTTCGGTAAATAAATAAGGTTCGACCCAAACTCACTGTACCTACGGGTAGGAGACGATTATGCTTTCATACAACCATCGGATTCGTTGAACCTACTGGACCTACGAACCGATTCCGTACCGATTGCATCCACAGATCGGCATCCACAGAGCGTACTCCTGATTCCTGGTGGAGCCGTTAATTGAAGCATGTGACTCATCACTTATTATACGCTGATTTTCAGGTTTCAATTGATGGTTTGACTTTTGTTAAATGACCCAACCTAGGTTTGGTTCGAAGTTAGTTCCCAAATAGCGAGATTCGACTGTAAATCGCAAATTTCGAAGATTAGGATAGTTGCAAACTTCGAGAAGATTAACGACTGAAGACGCGTCATAGATCACTAAAATGGAACAACATCTTTCGTTGGTGCTGAAAGGGTTTTTATACGGTAAATTCTATAAGAATATTACAGGTTTTCTTACAACCTGGTGATCCAGCTTCTTGAATTCTTCAAAGCTCTTCAAAGCAGCTGTCTTTACATTAGTTAACGGCGAAATTGTATCTTAACTTACTACCCCCAACCCAGAAACCGTAtctagaaaaacaaaattacgtTATACGAATGTTAGTCCTTTGATTACTAGAAGCCCCATTGGTTATGAAGCGACTGCCTAAAGCAAAGGcacaaaatatttcacaactCCCAAAATGTCAACCCATATCGTGCAACACACGAATGCAATGAGTTTCTACCGAGCAAGCCTAAAAATAGCGCCACCGTGTAAGGTAGCAGAGTGCAAGATCTAATGACTATTTTTATCTGCCAAATATGCTACCAGCATGTCACGCTTCTCTCGTTCTGCCACCAGATGCCGCCTTTTCTTCATGCAAGCGATGCGAACAGGTACAAGCGCGAACCCATCCCACCACGTGAGCGTGCGTCTCCATTCACTGCCTTGCCGGAACTCTACAACGCCACAACTGGAGTTTCGATTTTTGGAGATATGGAGATTGTAAAATCTATCCATGCACAAGTTACGACTTTAAAGCCAGATGTGTTTGTATCGTTTTACGCCATCGCCCGAAACGgtcaaacgcacacacaacagAAAAGGATGTTATGTGAAGGTGAAATTTTACGGTTAAAGCTCGAACCTAACGTTCAACTCGTCCTTCCCTGATACTAGAGGTTgtaaaacccacacacacatgctttgccaaatagctTTAGCAGCTTCTCGTGTACCGAACATGCTGACAGGCCCCAAAGGCAAGAATGTTCCACGGGacaaaatgtttgaaatattttgcccCCATTTTTTAAAACCGTTCGTACACGGTGGCCTGGGAGCAAAATTCATCTCACCCCAAGATCAATCACATTTCAGCACAGCAGGAGAGTAGCATGAAACCACCCTTATCACAATCAACGTTTCCCGACCAAGTCAAGGAAACgggaaaaacaggaaaactcCCCCCTCCCTACCCACACAATAGGACACAAAACCGGACATTCCACACTATTATTGATACGCTGCAGAAAAGGGAAATTGTtcagaaagaaaagaaaaaaagaaatgtggccctttttttgtcttcccCACGGAACCAGTTGCGAGCATTGTTTTGAAACCATTAGTCACAAAATGCAGGCGCAACAGGCAGCGGTACGGCGGTACATGCTTTTTATTATTCAGCTTTGAGCACAACGCACTGCGggggatgtttttctttcattaaaCTCGACAACCGTGAAATATTGTCTCCCGGTTAGTTAGCGTGTGAGAATAATGGTGTGAAAAACGCTACTAACGGGGTCATCCTACCCGGAAGGGGGAGGGAAAGGTGGATGGGGTCTTGTTAGGAGGATAAGGATTTTGTAGGGGGTTGCTTTAAAGGATGCAACTTCGTTATTCTCCTACGGGCACTGTTTCCAACAAACGGTTGGTTGTTGTAAAGGCAGTTCATTTATCACTCATTTATATAATGATACAATATTATATAAGCAATATAATATACAAATATTGAAGAAACTCATCAAGATAAAGTGATTtgaaattatgaaaaacaaaaacatcgaaCCAATTTCAACACGCTACGTTGGATGCATTTGAAAGTATTTAAACTGAagatgaacaacaacaactatcAATTGGTACAGATATTAGGATAACAATTGTATAATTACACTGCATTGTGCTTCTGGTGATGGTTTAGCGTTCGTTTACACCCTGTACAAATGGCGGCACCTGTAAAGTTAAATAGTGAAAATCAAAATTTACAACTCACTGACCGTTCCCACCGTGTTCCCTTCTTAAAGGCTTCTGTTAAATGTCTAATCAATTGAACGCGGAAAACCCCCAATGTCCCTAATTTCGGCACCTTTTCGTAGCAGGGCACTAGTTTCCTGTTCCCGTGCTGCACTAAAAACCACACGCATGAACGCACATTCACAAAAAAGCACTGCAGCAGTCACTACGCGCTGAGCTGATGAACGTACACAAGCGATGGTCAGAACGTTTTGTTGGCAACAAATGCCGTGTCCTGCGATGGGAAGTTAACCAATTACGATCGCTACTAGTTAAAAGCTTCCGGCTGTTCGGTATACGCAACACACCGCGGGCAGGAAACGCACCGCTTGGCGCTAGAATCTTTCCGAACCCTGCAACAGGTCGGTGCCCCTCACTGCCTCCGGTTAGTGTGGGGAGCGTTCTTTGCTGAATTCCTATTTGCCTACCCGCTGCCTTACACACTCACTCGGGTTGCACTGGGAAAAATCGGGTCGGAAGGAAAGAAACCAAAAGCCACCCTCTCGCACACTCGCACCTCGCAAAAGCCTAGAACGCAAGCAACCCGCGGGAGAATCCTGACCAAGAATCACTtggttccgtttcgtttgcaGATGATCCTGCCTGCAGGAAGTACGGGTTGCACCAGCTTGTTCACCACGTGTTTGCAGCACTCTTTGACACACCAGCAAATCGTGGTAGGTGTACATGCGGTCCCCTATATTTATAGTAGATCCGGATAGCCA
The Anopheles moucheti chromosome 2, idAnoMoucSN_F20_07, whole genome shotgun sequence genome window above contains:
- the LOC128298941 gene encoding plasminogen activator inhibitor 1 RNA-binding protein-like; protein product: MENTSYGINVANRYDLFCIDDDAGDPIEAILKSKQKQQKKQQQQPQQQQQSGGGATTAAAAAAAPAAQSQQAKSNAKSGEKENKAGGRGAENRHPDKSAADAKHAQTNGTGNHLHNQRSGGGERRGIKETQKDNIRNQENQRGTNPAAKFPRGPNKNGGPVGGGGGNEDKYPRKPRDFDGDGQRKPYAQNGGGGGVKRFDGRGKRELDRQSGSNKTGIKAVDKRDGAGSHNWGSSKQDAKEYSNNPEQDYQPQDADTSAEANAERTNVSNGAEETNADGTGAPKSDDEAKEMTLDEWKAQKAAVRLKPQYNLRKAGEGEDSSQWDKMVALDRKSNAKVEKGAGADGGEEDDGNDTHSKPITSGGGGGGGGKNKQFLEIEYHFNDSRRGGLGRSRGGRGGRGGGGGRGMGREGGPGGRREYGGGDNYRGGADAGEGGGGRYNHYGGGGDGADGGDRPQRDYNRRNNRPPMGGGGGPDRNYEGGMNNKYSRPNPRSAKQHVPAAPKVDDEHDFPSLG